One Carya illinoinensis cultivar Pawnee chromosome 5, C.illinoinensisPawnee_v1, whole genome shotgun sequence genomic window, ATAACAATTAATTGGGCACAATTGACAGCTAATGGGTCCAAGAGAATGACTCTTTTGTGGGACATTGTTAAATGTTCACCGACTACACCAATCAAATTAATCAATCACTGTAACAGCAAACTTTTTTGACCAACCCCAAATGTAAACAAGAAACGATAGATCTATCGATGCacatattttgtattgatttttttaatttttttatttaatgattaagaaaatattttttaataattatactatttttttaaatgtttaaaagggtttaaaaatgattgaagaaaataagaaggaaaaaaagagagaagaaacaaTCTACACTATTGGTATCCAGTATTGAATTTTCCGTAGAAGTAACACCACTCAATGTGAAATGtgtgtcaatatatatatatatgtacataaagATTTTAAGAAGTTGAAAGTTTAATTTAAAGGACACATTAATCATGCGAAAGGACTGTTAGTTCACACTTGAAAACCAAAACAATGAGGAGCACATCTCAGGAAAAGCATCCTTCGAGGCTGGGTGAAACCATTGACTCGTATAGAAGCAGTTTGCAATACATACCAACTGAAGACATAATGTAAAATAGCCTTCTAAATCATACACAAGCTATGGTCAATGCAACCGCAACAAGTATGACACGATGATGTTCGTCAACACACTCATCTTCCAATTTTCCATTCAGGCGTGAATCTACGAaacaagttgtgatttgaatacatgGTGCTTATAGCCTATTTgctattaagaaattatattcgaACATTCCTTGACTACAAACCCTAAAATCAAAAATCCCTTGATTACAAtcacaataaaacaaatcaatcaCATATTCTGAAAATCCATTGTCAAAATTGTCCCAAAGATGGTACAATAGCAAAATCTCAAATCACATACTTACTAGATGGCTTGCGCGGTGCTGCGTAGACGAGTCACGACTGGAGTGGCTTGCTTTCGTGCGAAAGAAATGTTGCTATCAGATTTTTTGGTAGCTAacgaaaagaaaatcaaagagaaaagggagagaaatggTGGACTCCGTGATAGTGCAAATGCTGCTCTCGAATCCGAGTGacaattagagagagagagagacagggaGAAAGTGGGGGGAAACTAATACACAGGGAGAAGAGAGGTTTTCAAAAGACTTATTACAACGACTAGAATTCGCGGTAATAAGTTTAGTCATGGTAATAAGCCAAGTTTATGGCGATCGAAATTGTGGCAAACTTTTGTTGCTGTAATAAGTTATTAAGATGACTTAGAAATGGAAATAGAGGTCTATGTGGCCAGACTTTTTCCCGTGACTTTTTTACTATTTCTGGTGACCAAAACTCACGAGAAAAAACCTTTAATTCTGGCTAGTTTTTCTAAACATCCACAAAACTTTgcctgaaataaaaatatgagtaTTTTCGACAATAATAGTGTTTctggaaataaaaatagcccaatttgctcttttttttgAAGTGCGCTTTTTAAACTTTTGTTCCAACAACTCAAAATATGATCCAAATAGAGTCCCTATTGAGAGAGAACTCGGGAGAGATATGCTATCACGATGTAAAACAATCATGTTCAACCCCCTGTGTGTATGCATGAACCAATATGCAAAATCTATTGATCGAGATATTGCTACTAGAAATAGATCGATTGATTGAACGAAGCCAAATTTTGATTTAGGATGTTAGTGATATCAGTTGTATATGAacaaaattgagaaagaagTGACACCAAAACATCGACGATAAAATTGAGAATACAACATTAATAATGCATTTTATTGATTCCATGTCGACACACGTACACATGATGATTGACAATAATCAAACAAATTTACTTTTCCATGCTAATGCAAACTTAAACATGTATAGGATGCaagagatttattattatattgatCACAACATTCTAGCATaaacattgaaaataataaagaaaatcaaataatatatagcattagCAACAATGACGATGATGCAATCTTTGGATGCCCTAAAATTTTAGCTCTGTACCatgaaatttttctttaaaaatgttatCTAATTTCTCTAACATTTGAGGTGTTAAGTAATTTACCCAATCTCCAACCTCACCTCGGCGAAAAAGGCTTTCGTTCTTCATATTGTGGGTTGTTCCACTTTTATTCACCTCCAACTTgctcaaataatcaaaactACACAATCTTGAAATATCATTTATCGTACCTTTTGTCTCTTCTTCTGAAGAAAATGGACATCCCAAGAAGTCGGCTATTCTCTTCAAGTGAGTGGTGGGTTGCTCTTTCAGTTCCTCATATCTCAAGCAGAGTATCCTTTGAggcttttctaaactttcattcCAATAGCTCAAAACATGATCCTAATATGGCCCAAAGTTACTCACTCCCTGacaaaacttatcaaaagtTTCTTCAAACAAATCGGTTGTCATCCCAATCTTTTCCAAGAAGTGCCAAAGTGACACAAAGGTGTCCTTAGGATTCCTATACAAATACACAATCTTACACTTTGAGTTCTTAGCAGATGTTGGTAGCAATGTATAAGGTAAATGAGCTGAAAAGAGCCTTGGAGAGGGGCAAGAGGTCAGATCTGGAACCTCTTTTTTATTATAGAGATGCAAGTCCAAGTAAGGCACAAGTACATGTGGATTGTTTGTGAGTAATGGATGTTTCTGAAGTTCTAGATGATGCTTTCGGTTCAGAATAGCGAACAAGATAGCCTTCAACCAAGTAGTCCCAACTTTGGGAGGGGTCATCATTAGAATATCAGTGTCGTGAGCTTGGAAGTGTTTTTGGAGGGATAAAACTCCCTGCATGAACATGGTTGGAAACCAAAATCCACGGTACTGACTTAAGAAGCCTGTTGTTGGGAGGGAGGATATGAAGTCACCGTATTGATCTGGGGTTATTTCATCTTCTTGCAAGTGCTGGGAAAAAGATGGATCGAGTGTAGACATGATTCAAGAAGGAAGGGAAGTACAAAGTACTGACGTAGTAGTATGATCGTTGTTTCACCTAAATTGTTCAGTACGTGGTTGATATTACAGACGTACCTAGGTACTGTCAATGTTATGGGTATATATAGAGATAGAAGTGCTATGTACAGTCGCCGCGTACAGTTGGCGCGGAGTCGGCTGACatggcaattaaaaaaaaaaaagttagtacAGAGCCGAAACAGGGTTACCATTTTTGGAATGAAATCTGTTTTCCCGCTTCTTGCATTGCACAGGTGTGGTCTTCAGCTCCATTTCTCAAGGTCGTCTTCAAGCCCCTCTTTTGAAGATCCTCTTCCAAGCTCGTCTTCATCAGAGCAACAGCGTCCAGGTGCAGAAGTATTAGAAACCAGCAGCTCGGttattttcatacatgcttCTGGAGAAGTTTCAGACCGTGGAGTTGGTGAGTTGGGTTATGCGGCTTCGTggtcttcaaattttgaagtgaTCTGTGTGGATATTTACGTGGGTCTTCTCCCTCATGTGGCTCATCGTCGTCGTGTGGGTTATCTTCAAGAGGACGGAGCCACTACCATCGAGCAAGTCGTCACTGAATTGTAAAACAGTTCAGCAACTATACAATGGTAAAGAACGTATTTTGCGTTGCTCATGTTTACTGATTTCTTGGTTGTGGTTTTGTTAGGAACAATATTGACCAAATCTGTTGGTTTGCAACAAAATTGCTTTCGGGTAGAGTTAATTGCTCAGAAATATAAAGATTTTGTGCTTGTGATAAACGGAAACtcattattagttatagtgatggTATTAGGCTGAAAGTGACCAACAATtgaggatgtttatgaagattTTAACTTTACCAGAACTTTGTGGCTCTGGTGATTTTAATAACATGTCCCCCAGCAGATTTTATTGAAGTCACACCACGAAAGAAGATTCAATTAAAAGAAATCAATGGTCCAGAAAATTTCTTTGAGAGATGTTTCCGTGTGCATGGATATTTGAAGTGGGCTTCCACTATGGAATTTTCAGAGCACTAATTCCTTTGCTGTAAGACTACTAGGAAAAATTTATAGAAGTCTAAGGAGTACTACTAATCAAGTAGTGCTCTTTGTAGCTAACAAAATAGTTTTACCAGGTAAAATGACTTGATTGGACAATTAATTGCATTCAATTCTATCCATTTCAATCATAATCAATAGCTTGTGATGTCACAATGGTATCAGATAAAAAACAGAATATTATATAGAGAAGGATATGATATTAGAAGCAACATGTAAACCCTTCCCGGCCAAAAGTTTTGAAGACCTAGAATTAGAGTCCTAATTTCCTTTTATAACGTGGATTTGTTTGGCAATATATCGATGCTGCATTCATTTCACAATTTATAAGCATGTTTGAGGCAAAAGATCAAATAATAGATGATGTTTATAACATTTGTTAAACGTGTAGACAATCCCATGGACATTTGCATGTGCATGAATCCATGGTCATTGATATTATTCCCAAAGATTTACCTTGAATATTGAACAATTACTACAGGGCATTGGAAATGGGGAAGAACACCCATCTCCGCTACCAGCATCTACCTCAAATCTCCCAATCTCAATAtgttattgtaaaatttattaaacttATTGTAATGGGTCTGCTCAATGTTTATCATcctaattatcattattatacaaatttagGACATCCCTCAAACTGGTACAATGAACTTGCCAAATTACATGCACGGTTATTATGGACCACAGTGTTCATGGACACCAACCTTTTTGCCATATGCAGATGGCAACCAATATACAAGCAACATTGAGCAGGTGGGTTAATTTAGTTCTTGTCTTTTAATGTATAAGTTTGGTTTTTGTGGagtttaattttgtgtaatttttttatgtagaatGCTGGTTACGCATTTCAATATGGGATGAGACCGCCGACTCCCATCGGCTCTACAAGCTCTGCAACGAGTGCAAGAGTTGGTGAAGAAACTACACAAAATCGTAAGCAAACTGAAACACCAAGTCCTTCCTCTAGAATTGATGAAGGAAGTAAAGAGGATATACCAAATTGCAGGGAAACCAAAGATGGCACGACTGGGTCACCACAGTCAGTGCAACCGGATGGTGGTGATATAATAGAGGAGCCAAAGTTGGGGATGGAATTCAAATAATTTGAAGATTTACAAAGCTATTATAAGGATTATGCTAAGAAATGTGGGTTTGGCgtgatgacacaaaggagtgagaggGGAGAGGATCAAAGTATCAGATATGTCACCCTTGGATGTGCCCGCGGAGGGAAGGCTTGAAATAGGAGTTTAaatgttgccaacccaagttcGACCGAAAAGACGGACTGTAAGGCAAAGATTAATGCATTAAAAGTCGAGGGGAAGATGCGGTTAACAACAATCCATAATACACATAATCATGGCCTTAGTCCAAAGAAATCTcgcttctttcgatgtaatagagaagtgagtGAGACCATAAAAAAAGTTCTTGACACAAACGACTTGGCTGGCATCTAGATAAATAAGAGTTTTGGATCTCTTGTCGTTGGTGCAGGTGGGTTTGAGAACCTTccatttttggaaaatgattgtcGCAATTACATCGACAAAGCACGGCATCTATGACTTGGTGCTGGTGGTGTTGGAGCACTCCAAGATTATTTTTTGAGGATGCAGTACAAGAATAATGGTTTCTTTGCATTGATGGACTTAGATGATGATGGGAGGCTAAGGAATGTATTTTGGGCAGATCCACGTAGTAGGGCAACGTACAcgtattttggtgatgtggtcACATTTGACACCACGTACCTCACAAACAGATATAGGATGccttttgcaccatttgttgttGTAAACCACCACAGACAGTCCATTCTTTTGGGAGCAGGGTTGATTTCAAGTGAGGATACAGAGACCTTTACATGGTTATTCCAAACTTGGTTGAAATGTATGGATAGTATAGCTCCGAAAGCTATCATCACAGATCAAGACAGaacaatgaaaaatgcaattgctCTTGTATTTCTGAAAACACAACATAGATTTTGCCTATGGCATATATTGAAAAAAGTCCCTGAGAAGCTTGGCTCACATGGTGCCTATAAAAATGGGTTGAAAAATGAGTTGATAAAATGTGTATATGATACTCAGAGTATCGAAGAGTTCGAGAATTGTTGGGAGGGGTTAATTAACACCTACAGTTTGCACGAAAATGCCTGGTTGCAAAGTTTATACGCTGAGCATGGGCATTGGGTACCTGTATTTTTGAAAGAGTTcttttgggctggaatgagtacaacccagCGGAGCGAGAGTATGAATGCCTTTTTTGATGGGTATGTTCATGCAAAAACAAACTTGAAGGAGTTTATTGATCAGTTTGACAACGCGCtgagaaagaaaattgagaatgaaacaAGCGCAGACTTTCACTCATTTAGTGCCACAATTTCCTGCATTTCTAGATCTCCCATTGAGAAGAAATTTCAAGAGTTGTACACCAACACAAAATTTAAGGAAGTTCAGCAGCAAGTTATGAGTGTGCTTGATATGGATCCAGCTCTATATAAAAGGGATGGATCCATAAAAACCTATATTGTAGAGGATGAAATTTGTGTTGAGGAGTTCGCTAAACCGGTCACATTTTCTGTGGAGTTTAATGAGGAAAACTGTGATGCAAAGTGCTCATGTGGGTTATTTCAGATGAGGGGGATACTGTGTCGACATATTCTGGCAATATTCAAATCTAACCAAGTAAAATC contains:
- the LOC122309519 gene encoding protein FAR1-RELATED SEQUENCE 5-like, with the translated sequence MQYKNNGFFALMDLDDDGRLRNVFWADPRSRATYTYFGDVVTFDTTYLTNRYRMPFAPFVVVNHHRQSILLGAGLISSEDTETFTWLFQTWLKCMDSIAPKAIITDQDRTMKNAIALVFLKTQHRFCLWHILKKVPEKLGSHGAYKNGLKNELIKCVYDTQSIEEFENCWEGLINTYSLHENAWLQSLYAEHGHWVPVFLKEFFWAGMSTTQRSESMNAFFDGYVHAKTNLKEFIDQFDNALRKKIENETSADFHSFSATISCISRSPIEKKFQELYTNTKFKEVQQQVMSVLDMDPALYKRDGSIKTYIVEDEICVEEFAKPVTFSVEFNEENCDAKCSCSNPLVVRGKGRPPSLRRASTLEKRVLKVKAKKQKTPIKGKSKQLSREETPVLDTRRNLFGTSETPISTDRHVSQDQVVADSTRAFDITRTQPYVTWNESQETVNILDVMTRF